One genomic segment of Culturomica massiliensis includes these proteins:
- a CDS encoding site-specific integrase: MALINGRNMTSVKLKLNKDRVLLNGTYPLVFQIIHSRRKKLIYSPFRVAGPEFDTVKEKVVYCKDRLTHREVRSINRWIIKERKKLNGLIGELKKCMPDFTVADIAGYYEGQIRGEGLFAFIDGCVRQKEELGKYGTAAAYRSTRSSLLHFTGKEKMAVSEVTPAFVRTYERHLLKSGVCCNTVSFYMRNLRAIYNQAVLEGEIEPAVNPFRHVQTRPAKTVKRAMSRDHIRRLMQLPLEDVPDLNFIRNLFMFSFYARGMSFVDMVFLKKENIKCNFIEYYRHKTRQLIRVSLTDKLKEIISRYQSDSDYIFPVIDESSYLSPYRQYRRALSKVERKLKLLGDRLGYEVGLTTYVARHSWATQAKECGIPVSVISEGLGHTSEKTTRIYLKEFDQKVLDECDQLVARLESVPGN; this comes from the coding sequence ATGGCACTTATTAATGGTAGAAATATGACGTCTGTCAAACTGAAATTAAACAAAGATCGTGTTTTATTGAATGGAACTTATCCTTTGGTGTTCCAGATTATACATTCTAGGCGTAAAAAATTGATTTATAGTCCGTTCCGGGTTGCTGGTCCGGAGTTTGATACGGTAAAAGAAAAAGTAGTTTACTGTAAGGACAGGTTGACCCACCGTGAAGTCCGCAGTATCAATCGTTGGATCATCAAGGAGCGAAAAAAGCTGAACGGCCTGATCGGTGAGTTGAAAAAGTGTATGCCGGATTTTACCGTAGCCGATATTGCCGGATATTACGAGGGACAAATAAGAGGGGAAGGATTGTTTGCCTTTATAGACGGTTGTGTCCGGCAGAAAGAGGAACTGGGCAAATATGGTACTGCGGCAGCCTACCGCAGTACCCGTTCATCTCTGTTGCATTTTACCGGTAAAGAAAAGATGGCTGTTTCCGAGGTGACTCCCGCTTTTGTCAGAACTTATGAGAGACACCTATTAAAAAGCGGGGTATGTTGCAATACGGTGAGTTTTTATATGCGTAATCTGCGGGCTATCTATAATCAGGCCGTTTTGGAGGGGGAAATAGAGCCGGCTGTGAATCCTTTCCGGCATGTGCAGACCCGTCCTGCCAAGACTGTCAAGCGGGCGATGAGCCGTGATCATATCCGTCGTTTGATGCAGCTTCCGCTGGAGGATGTTCCTGATCTTAATTTTATCCGTAATCTGTTTATGTTCAGCTTTTATGCCCGGGGAATGTCTTTTGTGGATATGGTTTTTTTAAAAAAGGAGAATATAAAATGTAATTTTATCGAATATTACCGTCATAAGACACGGCAGCTTATCCGGGTCAGTCTGACGGATAAATTGAAAGAGATTATCTCGCGTTATCAGAGCGACTCGGATTACATATTTCCGGTTATAGATGAATCTTCCTATCTGTCGCCTTACCGGCAATATCGCCGTGCGCTCAGCAAGGTGGAGCGGAAGCTCAAGCTATTGGGAGACCGGTTGGGATATGAGGTCGGGTTGACCACCTATGTCGCCCGCCATAGCTGGGCAACTCAGGCCAAAGAGTGTGGTATTCCTGTTTCGGTGATCAGTGAAGGACTCGGACATACCTCGGAAAAAACAACGCGGATTTATCTGAAAGAATTCGATCAAAAGGTTTTGGATGAATGTGATCAGTTGGTGGCCCGGCTTGAAAGTGTGCCCGGTAATTGA
- a CDS encoding CatA-like O-acetyltransferase yields the protein MRQVIDIENWKRKEEFLFFRTFQNPMVSVTVEVDCTLAYQRAKELGVPFSLYYMHAALVAANRIEELRYRQEGEEVVLYDRVNLFTPISIADGSYRSVLLPLEDDLDVFLEKALPVVERAKRGEGQAHEEKDHNRDFILISVNPWYRFTSVQVGIPQVPHENIPIFTFGKVTEEYGKRVMPVALSVNHGFVSGFQIGCFLKEFQQMLDR from the coding sequence ATGAGACAGGTGATCGATATTGAAAATTGGAAGCGGAAGGAGGAATTTTTATTTTTCCGGACCTTCCAGAATCCGATGGTGTCGGTGACGGTCGAGGTGGATTGTACCTTGGCATATCAGCGGGCTAAAGAGTTGGGCGTGCCTTTTTCGCTGTATTATATGCATGCGGCATTGGTGGCAGCCAATCGTATTGAAGAATTGCGCTACCGGCAGGAGGGGGAAGAGGTGGTTTTATACGATCGGGTAAATTTATTTACCCCTATTTCTATTGCCGACGGGAGCTACCGGTCGGTGCTGTTGCCGCTGGAAGACGATTTGGACGTTTTTCTTGAAAAGGCTTTGCCGGTTGTCGAGCGTGCCAAGCGGGGAGAGGGACAGGCTCACGAAGAGAAAGATCATAACCGGGATTTTATTCTGATCAGTGTAAATCCGTGGTATCGCTTTACGAGTGTGCAGGTAGGAATACCTCAGGTGCCGCATGAGAATATCCCTATTTTTACTTTTGGTAAGGTAACTGAAGAATATGGGAAACGGGTGATGCCCGTCGCTTTGTCGGTGAATCACGGTTTTGTCAGCGGCTTTCAGATCGGTTGCTTTCTGAAAGAGTTTCAGCAAATGCTCGATCGCTAA
- the hcp gene encoding hydroxylamine reductase → MKENMFCFQCQETAKGTGCTVKGVCGKMSSTSAMMDMLLFSVRGIAIVANTLRNGHRKIDEKINRFIVDALFTTITNANFDDQRIIRLIRKGMELRNELINQALQAGIPLPETDELQWQGTEEEYTAKASQVGVLRETDENLRSLKELTLYGLKGMAAYTEHAMHLGFNDESIHTFIQQALSDMTTQKLTVPELTQLVLETGKYGVSAMALLDKANTQSYGNPEITKVDIGVRSNPGILISGHDLKDLEELLEQTEGTGVDVYTHSEMLPAHYYPAFKKYSHFAGNYGNSWWRQREEFETFNGPIYFTTNCIVPPLPSASYINRMYTGNSTGYPGCKHIQENTDGYKDFSEIIAQAKKCPPPTEIETGHITGGFAHNQVVQLAPQIIEAVRSGAIRKFIVMAGCDGRMKNREYYTEFAEALPKNTVILTAGCAKYRYNKLGLGDINGIPRVLDAGQCNDSYSLALIALKLKEIFGLANVNDLPIAFNIAWYEQKAVIVLLALLSLGFKNIHIGPTLPAFVSPAILNALAEQFNLGGITDVKQDLQRLHIA, encoded by the coding sequence ATGAAAGAAAACATGTTTTGCTTCCAGTGTCAGGAAACCGCCAAAGGTACAGGATGTACCGTTAAAGGCGTATGCGGGAAAATGAGTAGTACGTCGGCCATGATGGATATGTTGTTATTCTCCGTCCGTGGAATTGCTATCGTAGCCAATACGCTAAGAAACGGCCATCGCAAGATAGACGAAAAAATCAACCGGTTTATTGTCGACGCACTATTTACCACAATTACCAATGCCAATTTCGACGATCAGCGTATTATCCGGCTCATACGCAAAGGCATGGAACTCCGGAACGAACTGATAAACCAAGCCCTTCAAGCCGGCATCCCCCTACCCGAAACAGACGAATTACAATGGCAGGGCACAGAAGAGGAATATACCGCCAAAGCCTCACAAGTCGGCGTACTCCGGGAAACGGACGAAAACCTGCGTTCTCTGAAAGAACTCACCCTATACGGCTTAAAAGGCATGGCTGCCTATACGGAGCACGCCATGCACCTCGGCTTCAATGACGAATCTATACACACATTCATACAACAGGCCTTATCCGATATGACGACCCAAAAACTCACCGTTCCGGAGCTCACCCAACTGGTACTCGAAACAGGAAAATACGGCGTAAGCGCTATGGCCCTGCTCGACAAAGCCAATACCCAAAGCTACGGTAATCCGGAAATAACGAAAGTCGATATCGGCGTTCGTTCCAACCCGGGTATCCTGATCAGCGGTCATGACCTGAAAGACCTGGAAGAATTGCTCGAACAAACGGAAGGTACAGGCGTAGACGTTTATACCCACAGCGAGATGCTCCCGGCCCACTATTATCCGGCATTCAAAAAATACAGCCACTTCGCCGGTAATTACGGGAATTCATGGTGGCGTCAACGGGAAGAATTCGAGACATTCAACGGCCCGATTTACTTCACAACCAATTGCATCGTTCCCCCGCTGCCTTCAGCTTCCTATATCAACCGGATGTATACCGGAAATTCTACCGGATATCCCGGATGCAAACACATTCAGGAAAATACGGATGGCTACAAAGACTTTTCGGAGATTATCGCGCAAGCTAAAAAATGCCCGCCGCCTACGGAAATAGAAACAGGCCATATTACCGGCGGTTTTGCCCACAATCAGGTTGTACAACTAGCACCTCAGATTATCGAAGCCGTACGCAGCGGAGCCATCCGCAAATTCATCGTTATGGCCGGTTGCGACGGACGAATGAAAAACCGCGAATATTACACGGAATTTGCCGAAGCGCTCCCAAAAAATACAGTTATCCTTACCGCCGGTTGTGCCAAATACCGTTACAACAAACTGGGATTAGGCGATATCAACGGCATTCCGCGTGTCCTGGACGCCGGACAATGCAACGACAGTTACTCCCTGGCTCTTATTGCCCTAAAATTAAAAGAGATATTCGGCCTGGCAAATGTCAACGACTTGCCCATCGCCTTCAACATCGCCTGGTATGAGCAAAAAGCTGTCATCGTTCTTTTAGCTTTACTTAGCCTCGGTTTTAAAAACATACACATCGGTCCGACTCTTCCGGCTTTCGTATCTCCGGCTATACTGAACGCACTCGCCGAACAGTTCAATCTCGGAGGTATTACCGATGTAAAACAAGACCTCCAACGACTCCACATTGCCTGA
- a CDS encoding Crp/Fnr family transcriptional regulator — MENIEDLLEISVFRGLPEENLRRFSGSVSLGVKHYSAGEFVAMQDSRCTGFYLLCSGRVRSYMTGSDGKQIIVEELDAPDVLAPAFVFATDNRFPVSIVTLAECRIRVVNREEMARFMHQEPVVMMNFLRLISDRSIFLSRKVNAFALQDLKGRLSVWLYENGEIRNQQQLADRLGVARPSLVRVLTELAKEGAVEFKQRKVVVTDREILRRYF, encoded by the coding sequence ATGGAGAATATAGAAGATTTGTTGGAAATATCTGTTTTCCGGGGTTTACCGGAAGAGAATCTGCGTCGTTTTTCGGGTTCGGTTTCATTGGGTGTGAAACATTATTCGGCAGGAGAATTCGTTGCTATGCAGGATTCCCGTTGTACGGGGTTTTATTTGCTGTGTAGCGGTCGGGTACGCTCGTATATGACAGGAAGTGACGGAAAGCAGATTATCGTGGAGGAACTGGATGCTCCGGATGTATTGGCGCCTGCATTTGTATTTGCAACGGATAACCGTTTTCCTGTGAGTATCGTGACCTTGGCGGAATGCAGGATCCGGGTCGTCAACCGGGAGGAAATGGCCAGGTTTATGCATCAGGAACCGGTCGTGATGATGAATTTTCTGCGACTGATTTCCGATCGGAGTATTTTCTTGAGTCGTAAAGTCAATGCTTTTGCGTTGCAAGATTTAAAAGGGCGTTTATCGGTTTGGCTATATGAAAACGGAGAGATCCGGAATCAGCAACAATTAGCGGACCGTTTAGGCGTGGCTCGTCCTTCTTTGGTCCGGGTATTGACAGAATTGGCAAAAGAGGGGGCAGTGGAATTCAAACAACGGAAAGTGGTTGTTACAGACCGGGAGATTTTGAGACGATATTTTTGA